From the genome of Oryza glaberrima chromosome 1, OglaRS2, whole genome shotgun sequence:
CGTTTTAGGCTCTTTGTACTTGAGTTTTTAAAGTCCAACTGCCTAAACTGAACTGGACTCATGTTCCTGAATGTACAATTATTCTTGATAACTTTTATGCCGATCACCAGAGAAATATTTAGTTTTGTGTTAATGCTGCCATACTGGTATCGTATGATGCAATAAACATGCCCACATCAATATACAGGAATGGGAGTTTATGATGCCATGAAATTTTGCAAGGCTGATATATCAACTGTCTGCTTTGGACTGGCGGCTTCCATGGGTGCATTTTTGCTAGCTGCTGGGACAAAGGGGAAGAGATTTTGCATGCCTAATGCGAGAATTATGATCCATCAACCATCAGGGGGTGCTGGTGGGAAGGTAAGCTTTTTTATGTTGTTTAACTCTTTTACTAGACGAACTTGCTCGGAAATTGCCTAAGGAATCGTGGGAAACAATTGGAAGCTTTGGCTTCAACCAAACACTCCTGAAATAAAATCATAACCTCCATTTTATATGATAATATCATATTAAGACTAAAATCATAACTATCAATATTGCTTTTTGAAAAGAATAATTCTCGGTTGGCTTAATTTCTGACCATTGTGCCCTATGGCAATATATGTGCTACCATGAAATGCAATGCTACTTTCAGAAATGggtcatcctttttttttcaatagaatATGTTAATTTGTGCCATCTGGCAGGTCACAGAGATGGGATTACAGATACGAGAGATGATGTATGAGAAGATAAAGATCAACAAAATACTGTCAAGAATCACCGGGAAGCCTGAAGAGCAGGTACTCCTTGACAACTTGTTACTGATGTATTGCTTTAGCACAAAAGTTTGCTGTTCTCTGATCTACTGCATGCTGTTTATTTTAGATTGATGAGGATACAAAGTTTGACTATTTCATGAGTCCTTGGGAAGCCAAGGATTATGGCATAGTTGACAGCGTTATAGATGAAGGGAAGCCGGGGTTGGTTGCTCCTTTGGCAGGAGCTGTGCCACCTCCAAAATCGCGTGTGTGGTACTTATGGAATGCTTCAGGACCAACtagaaaaatcatgaaaaatctACCTTCAGAGGAGAAGCTTATTCAAAATGGTAATGGCAGTGCAAGTGGAGACGATGGGAAGTTCAAGGAGATCTCAACAGCTTGAGGTACGTCTGCCAGGTCATACAGTTACCATTGTTCTACGGTCGAACATAGCTTGGCATGATATGTTAGCTTACAATGCACAACTTTGGGTTCCCTTCATCAGGTTATTACACATTGTGAAGCTTAATGTAGTCTGGCAGTAGTAGAAAAAGAATGTCCAGTAGCTGTAGCGCTCCTTAATTTTATGGACTGCAAGAACACGTTCTTCCAATGCAATAACTCATGGCGATTTCCAGTGTACATTGCTTTCATTCTGCCATTATGTTGGCTGAATTATTATTGTTCTTGCCAATTGCCATActtaaaaagaaagagagaaaacccAGCAAGTTATATTACAACACTGCCTAGATTGTTCTCTTATGTTATGTATATGCACTCTATAAACAAATCGATATGGTGGTTGTTTCAGCTTTCACCGTGGTTACTTTGTGTTGGAAGCAATTTCAAACGTAGCAACTGCAGATTGCTTCTTTTCGTATAATAAATTGTTTGGCAGGAAATTGACGTTAGTCTCCGTCTCTTTTTAGCACGAGTAATATTCGTGGGCATCAATATTAAAAACCTGAGTGTAGTTCTTGGTGGGCACTAGGATTTATTCCTTTGTGTGCATCCATGACTTCAcataaggccattcccaacccaagacactagaaattttcataaactccacatcatcaagaaactagtactaaacACTAATCTTTCAAATCAAGCCCcgctattccatacttaaatttaatgctacttattaACGTATTCATGATTTGGATCCATGTGAACTTGATGGTCTTGGAAATCATGCAGGATGTGCAAAATCCCAAATATTTAACGaagaaaaaaattcatttgTCAGGAAACACTAGTGGTATTAggtcattcccaacccaatgattaggatggtgtccatagcattaaataagttgctaCCTAgtatgaaaaatgatgtggcaagtgaataaataaagaaagagaagaaaacatgtcttgcatgagacatggtttctacacaacatccaaaatatagtgtgagatacttcctccgtcctataatataagggattttaactttttgcttacactgtttgaccattcgtcttattcaaaaaattttagaattattatttattttacttgtgacttactttattatccaaagtactttaaacacaactttttattttttatatttgcataaatttttttaataagacgagtggtcaaacagtacaaacaaaaagtcaaaatcccttatattatgggacggagggagtatctcacactatattttggatgttATGTAAAAACCATGTCTAATGCAAGAcatgttttcttctctttcctcatttattcacttgccacatcatttttcatactaggtagcagcttatttaatgctatggacaccatcctaatcattgggttgggaatggcatAATACCACTATTGTTTCCTGAcaaatgaatttttttcttCGTTAAATATTTGGGATTTTGAACATCCTGCATGATTTCCAAGGCCATCAAGTTCACATGGATCCAAATCATGAATACGTTAATAAGCATGATTTGGTCAAGATTGGACACACATTAAAAAATGTAAAGGACATTGGCCTTTGGTCGGACTAGCGCAGGAGACGAGTGGGTCCAACTTTCTTCAGCGCTATCCCGCAGACATCAGACCGGTGTTTACAGATCCGGTACGCTGACCAGTGTTTACAGTTCTGGTACGGTGGAAACCTGTCCGGGTCATAAACACAAATGCTCGGTTTTTCCGgtcattttcaaaaaaaaaaactgcattttagatttttaacaagatttatttggattttatcgGTTTTACCAGTTTATCATTGTATAGTTTTTGAACGGTATTGGGATCGTAAACTTAACACCCGACACCACACCACACGTGAAGCTCAGCAAAATCAAACCAACCCGAGACAAGAACCAAGAAGCTGTCGCATGCCAGCCGGGTTTGTTACCGTTTTTGGTACCTGGCTTACCGTTGGGTGTCGTAACAAAAACCACCGAATACATTGAcaaagttaaaagaaaaaatatttttttaaatatttaccgGATCTTCATTAGTTTTGTGCAGTGCTCCCGACGTCTCCGGAAAACTCTGCATGGCACTGATTGCTAATCCGTCAgtgtagaaaaaaaagagcGCGATACTTGGCCTTTTCAATTACATACAAACCATCTAATGTTTATCAAGTAGTACATCAAGGTACTTGGtacataaatttataaaatactcattttgatatacaaattttgtaaaatactCATTTTGATATACAAATTTATTAGGTGCGTACCAACTAAGATCAAATGAACAGAACAAGACTAAACTTActaattatgtgttaattaaGATTCTacataaacacatatataagAAGAATGCTAcgtacacacatatatatatacatacatgtatatatatatatatatacatacatgtatatatatatggcaacatatcctatgcacacaggccctcacgtgtacacacgtgcacaccaactaaaaaatgtcaccaaaaaatctagaaaaaatcatacacatactttcaattgtattacacctagggttaaaatcttaacgtcagattcattatattttagccgtaacaaaaaaaacaaaaaatctgacagttttaaggttgcaattttgtcagaattttatcttttttgttattctctatgtagaatgaatttgaagatgcgactttgcacgtagatgtaatactactgaaagtatatgtatgaattttcctagaattttttgtgataatttttagttggtgtacacggtgtgtacatgtgagggcctgtgtgcataggatacgctcccatatatatatatatacatacatgtatatatatatatatatatatatatatatatatatatataaatgtttaaTAAGGTCAAAAGATTACACGGAGAAGAACATTAAAAACCGAAAAATGATGCGAAGGACGCTGGAATCATGTTCAGCTCGTGTGTGCACatcacatcctaatcaacatctAACTTGTTAAAAAATGGTTGTGACATCCTTTTAGCCTTGTTTTGCACGTATCAGATAACTTCATACACCAAAACGAATATTTTATAAGTTCGTGTACTAAAGTGAACTCACTTGACAAGTTTGTGTAATAtcaatacaatttactctttaaaagATAAACTATATAGGTTGAGAAGGCAAAGGCACATGGAAATAATCCTACGAGACCGCAGTTCAATGTTGCTTTGACAAGGACAATAGCAGATTTCCTATTGTGCGACAATAGCGATTTAATATGCCACGCACCACTATGATTATTGACATCGCGAATCCCTGAATTACCACGGAATTTAACCGTGGGTGCAACCTTTTCTTTGCCACCTCAATTTCCACCGCATGGGATAagagtttttaaaaaattaatatttataaaagttagATTAAAaggttgacaaaaaaaaattctattaagtattaaaacaaataaaattatatttttgttgcgaagctttatttttaaaatgaaaaatacatttttttcttaacaaaGCCTCAATTGGCTTTTTTTTAAACCAATCCATTCATATTCAGTTTCTAAACTTACGGGTACTCGTGTTAATTTACAACTCACTATTCTTTATATACGATGAGACGT
Proteins encoded in this window:
- the LOC127785812 gene encoding ATP-dependent Clp protease proteolytic subunit 3, chloroplastic; its protein translation is MEAAAAMATLPASPCSSSSSPSSLFLAPNPCCWKAAPRATVRASASAARRTLSSAWELPGPSAARPAARKPRLEELDTTNMLLRQRIVFLGSPVDDMSADLIISQLLLLDAEDQTKDIKLFINSPGGSITAGMGVYDAMKFCKADISTVCFGLAASMGAFLLAAGTKGKRFCMPNARIMIHQPSGGAGGKVTEMGLQIREMMYEKIKINKILSRITGKPEEQIDEDTKFDYFMSPWEAKDYGIVDSVIDEGKPGLVAPLAGAVPPPKSRVWYLWNASGPTRKIMKNLPSEEKLIQNGNGSASGDDGKFKEISTA